In Sorghum bicolor cultivar BTx623 chromosome 10, Sorghum_bicolor_NCBIv3, whole genome shotgun sequence, one genomic interval encodes:
- the LOC8065429 gene encoding putative leucine-rich repeat receptor-like serine/threonine-protein kinase At2g24130, with amino-acid sequence MAAKLLIPIIILHVGLIVPIAVAAAATARPPAVPDADADRSALLAFLSNVSADPGRALVDWGRSPGFCNWTGVTCGGPGRRRVTQLVLSGKELRGVISPALARLSFLTVLDLSNNAFAGTIPPELAALSAMTQLSLTNNLLEGAVPAGLGLLQRLYFLDLSGNLLSGSIPETLFCNCSALQYLDLANNSLAGDIPYAANCRLPSLRFLLLWSNDLSGAIPPALANSSLLEWIDFESNYLAGELPSQVFDRLPRLQYLYLSYNNLSSHGGNTDLDPFFRSLRNCTRLQELELAGNDLGGRLPPFAGELPRGLRQLHLEDNAISGSIPPNISGLVNLTYLNLSNNLLNGSIPPEMSHMRLLERLYLSNNLLSGEIPKSIGEMPHLGLVDFSGNRLAGAIPDSFSNLTQLRRLMLHHNQLSGAIPPSLGDCLNLEILDLSYNGLQGPIPAYVAALSSLKLYLNLSNNHLEGPLPLELSKMDMILALDLSANRLAGTIPSQLGSCVALEYLNLSGNALRGALPASVAALPFLQVLDVSRNALSGPLPGSLLLSTSLREANFSYNNFSGVVPHAGVLANLSAEAFRGNPGLCGYVPGIATCEPPKRARRRRRPMVLAVAGIVAAVSFMLCAVWCRSMVAARAKRSGRQSVRLVDVEDQAAEREHPRISHRELSEATGGFVQECLIGAGRFGRVYEGTLRDGARVAVKVLDPKGGGEVSGSFKRECEVLKRTRHKNLVRVITTCSTASFNALVLPLMPRGSLDGLLYPPHGDNAGAGGGGGVLDFVQIMGIVSDVAEGMAYLHHYAPVRVVHCDLKPSNVLLDDEMRAVISDFGIARLVAGAVGEASSTSDESAPCNSITGLLQGSVGYIAPEYGLGGHPSTQGDVYSFGVMLLELITGKRPTDVIFQEGLTLHDWVRRHYPHDVAAVLAHAPWRERAPPEEAEVVVVELIELGLVCTQHSPALRPTMADVCHEITLLKEDLARHGGGRSLSTKDSFFSN; translated from the exons ATGGCcgccaaactgctcatcccaaTCATCATCCTTCACGTCGGTCTCATCGTGCCGATcgctgtcgccgccgccgccaccgcacgACCGCCTGCAGtgcccgacgccgacgccgaccggTCCGCGCTCCTCGCGTTCCTCTCCAACGTCTCGGCGGACCCCGGCCGCGCCCTCGTGGACTGGGGCCGCTCGCCGGGGTTCTGCAACTGGACGGGCGTCACGTGTGGCGGCCCAGGCCGGCGGCGTGTCACGCAGCTAGTGCTGAGCGGGAAGGAGCTCCGCGGGGTGATCTCGCCGGCGCTGGCGCGGCTGTCTTTCCTCACGGTGCTCGATCTTTCCAACAATGCTTTCGCCGGCACGATCCCGCCGGAGCTCGCCGCGCTCTCGGCCATGACGCAGCTCAGCCTGACGAACAacctcctcgagggtgcggtcCCCGCCGGCCTCGGCCTCCTTCAGAGGCTCTACTTCCTCGACCTCAGCGGGAACCTGCTCTCCGGCAGCATCCCGGAGACGCTCTTCTGCAACTGCTCCGCGCTGCAGTACCTAGACCTCGCCAACAACTCCCTCGCCGGCGACATTCCGTACGCCGCCAACTGCCGCCTCCCCAGCCTCCGGTTCCTCCTCCTCTGGTCGAACGATCTGTCCGGCGCGATCCCGCCGGCGCTGGCAAACTCTTCCTTGCTCGAGTGGATCGACTTCGAGTCCAACTACCTCGCCGGCGAGCTGCCGTCGCAGGTGTTCGACAGGTTGCCGCGGCTCCAGTACCTCTACCTCTCGTACAACAACCTCTCCAGCCACGGCGGcaacaccgacctcgaccccttcTTCCGCTCCCTGAGGAACTGCACTCGCCTGCAGGAACTCGAGCTCGCCGGGAACGACCTCGGCGGGCGGCTGCCGCCGTTTGCCGGTGAGCTCCCGCGTGGGCTCCGGCAACTCCACCTCGAGGATAACGCTATCTCGGGCTCCATCCCGCCCAACATATCCGGCCTCGTCAACCTCACGTACCTCAACCTCTCGAACAACCTGCTCAATGGCTCCATCCCGCCGGAGATGTCGCACATGCGCCTGCTCGAGCGGCTGTACCTGTCGAACAATCTCCTCTCCGGCGAGATCCCGAAATCCATCGGCGAGATGCCACACCTCGGCCTCGTCGATTTCTCCGGCAACCGTCTCGCCGGAGCGATCCCAGACTCGTTCTCCAACCTGACGCAGCTCAGGCGGCTAATGCTGCACCACAACCAACTCTCCGGCGCCATTCCTCCCAGCCTCGGAGATTGCCTCAACCTGGAAATCTTGGACCTCTCCTACAATGGCTTGCAAGGCCCGATCCCGGCGTACGTCGCCGCCTTGAGCAGCCTCAAGCTGTACCTGAACCTGTCCAACAACCACCTCGAGGGGCCTCTGCCCCTCGAGCTCAGCAAGATGGACATGATCCTGGCGCTCGACCTGTCGGCGAACAGGCTCGCCGGCACGATCCCGTCGCAGCTCGGCAGCTGCGTCGCGCTCGAGTACCTCAACCTCTCGGGCAACGCGCTGCGCGGCGCGCTCCCGGCGTCCGTCGCGGCGCTGCCGTTCCTGCAGGTGCTCGACGTGTCGCGCAACGCCCTGTCCGGACCCCTGCCGGGATCCCTGCTGCTGTCCACGTCGCTCCGGGAGGCGAACTTCTCGTACAACAACTTCTCCGGCGTGGTACCACACGCCGGCGTGCTCGCGAACCTCTCGGCGGAGGCGTTCCGAGGCAACCCCGGCCTTTGCGGCTACGTTCCAGGCATCGCCACGTGCGAGCCGCCGAAGCGTGCGCGTCGCCGGCGGCGTCCGATGGTACTCGCCGTCGCTGGCATCGTCGCCGCCGTGTCCTTCATGCTATGCGCGGTCTGGTGCCGGTCCATGGTGGCCGCGAGGGCGAAGCGGTCGGGGCGTCAGTCGGTGCGCCTCGTCGACGTCGAGGACCAGGCGGCGGAGAGGGAGCACCCGAGGATATCGCACCGGGAGCTCTCGGAGGCGACCGGCGGCTTCGTCCAGGAGTGTCTGATCGGCGCCGGCCGCTTCGGGCGCGTGTACGAGGGGACGCTCCGCGACGGCGCGCGCGTCGCCGTGAAGGTGCTGGACCCGAAGGGcggcggcgaggtctccggcagcTTCAAGAGGGAGTGCGAGGTGCTGAAGCGGACGCGGCACAAGAACCTCGTCCGGGTGATCACCACCTGCAGCACGGCCAGCTTCAACGCGCTCGTGCTGCCGCTGATGCCGAGAGGCAGCCTCGACGGCCTCCTCTACCCGCCTCACGGGGACAATGCCGgcgccggtggcggcggcggcgtcctggACTTCGTCCAGATCATGGGCATCGTGAGCGACGTCgccgaggggatggcgtaccTGCACCACTACGCGCCGGTCAGGGTCGTGCACTGCGACCTGAAGCCGAGCAACGTCCTCCTCGACGACGAGATGCGCGCCGTGATATCGGACTTCGGCATCGCGCggctcgtcgccggcgccgtCGGCGAAGCCAGCAGCACCAGCGACGAGTCCGCCCCGTGCAACTCCATCACCGGACTGTTGCAAGGCTCGGTTGGGTACATCGCACCTG AGTATGGATTGGGAGGGCATCCGTCGACGCAGGGCGACGTGTACAGCTTCGGCGTGATGCTTCTGGAGCTCATCACGGGGAAGAGGCCGACGGACGTGATCTTCCAGGAGGGGCTGACGCTGCACGACTGGGTGAGGCGGCACTACCCGCACGACGTCGCCGCCGTCCTGGCGCACGCGCCGTGGCGAGAGCGGGCGCCGCCCGAGGAGGCCGAAGTGGTggtcgtcgagctgatcgagctCGGGCTCGTGTGCACGCAGCACTCGCCGGCGCTGCGGCCCACCATGGCGGACGTCTGCCACGAGATCACACTGCTCAAAGAGGACCTCGCCCGGCACGGCGGCGGCCGTTCGCTCTCGACCAAGGACTCGTTCTTCTCCAACTGA
- the LOC110431041 gene encoding serine carboxypeptidase II-2 codes for MASRSAGQLFLALLLLAVVVAASASDADAAAGGAKWREEQARDRVPRVPGQAFNTSFAQYAGYVTVSEQRGAALFYWFFEADKDPASKPLVLWLNGGPGCSSIAFGLGEEVGPFHVNADGKGVHVNPYSWNKVANLLFLDSPVGVGYSYSNTSDDALKNGDARTATDSLAFLLKWLERFPQYKEREFYLTGESYAGHYVPQLAQAIKRHHEATGDKSINLKGYMVGNALTDDFHDHYGIFQFMWTTGLISDQTYKLLNVFCDYESFVHSSPQCDKILDIASTEAGNIDSYSIFTPTCHASFASSKNKVMKRLRSAGKMGEQYDPCTEKHSIVYFNLAEVQKALHVNPVIGKSKWETCSEAVNTHWGDCERSVLHIYHELIQYGLRIWVFSGDTDAVIPVTSTRYSIDALKLPTITPWHAWYDDDGEVGGWTQGYKGLNFVTVRGAGHEVPLHRPKQALTLIKSFLAGSPMPVQSSTHSDM; via the exons ATGGCCTCCCGATCCGCCGGGCAGCTCTTCCTCGCCCTCCTACTCCTGGCCGTCGTCGTCGCGGCCTCCGcttccgacgccgacgccgccgccgggggCGCCAAGTGGCGGGAGGAGCAGGCGCGGGACCGGGTGCCGCGGGTGCCCGGGCAGGCCTTCAACACCAGCTTCGCGCAGTACGCCGGGTACGTGACCGTCAGCGAGCAGCGCGGCGCCGCGCTCTTCTACTGGTTCTTCGAGGCCGACAAGGACCCGGCGTCCAAGCCCCTCGTGCTCTGGCTCAACGGAG GGCCTGGATGCTCGTCCATTGCTTTTGGACTCGGAGAAGAAGTAGGACCTTTCCATGTTAATGCAGATGGGAAGGGGGTGCATGTCAATCCTTATTCTTGGAACAAAG TTGCAAATTTGCTGTTCCTTGATTCACCTGTTGGTGTTGGTTACTCCTATTCAAACACCTCTGATGATGCTTTAAAAAATGGGGATGCGAGAACTG CCACGGATTCATTGGCATTCTTACTGAAGTGGCTTGAACGGTTTCCTCAGTACAAGGAACGTGAATTTTATTTGACAGGAGAGAGTTATGCTG GTCACTATGTTCCTCAACTGGCTCAAGCCATAAAAAGGCACCATGAGGCTACTGGTGACAAATCAATTAATCTAAAGGGCTACATG GTAGGAAATGCTCTCACTGATGATTTCCATGACCACTATGGAATATTTCAATTCATGTGGACTACTGGCCTGATCTCTGATCAAACATACAAGCTGCTGAATGTTTTCTGTGACTACGAGTCCTTTGTGCATTCATCTCCACAGTGTGATAAGATTCTTGATATTGCTAGCACTGAAGCTGGAAACATTGATTCATATAGCATCTTCACACCTACATGCCATGCATCTTTTGCCTCCTCGAAGAACAAAGTGATGAAAAGGCTACGT TCTGCTGGAAAAATGGGAGAGCAGTATGATCCATGCACTGAGAAGCATTCAATTGTATACTTCAATCTAGCTGAGGTTCAGAAGGCACTTCATGTTAATCCAGTCATTGGAAAATCAAAATGGGAGACCTGCAG TGAAGCTGTTAATACTCATTGGGGGGACTGTGAAAGATCTGTGCTGCATATATATCATGAGCTTATACAGTATGGCCTTCGTATATGGGTGTTCAG TGGAGATACAGATGCAGTGATTCCAGTGACTTCAACTAGATACAGCATCGATGCTCTCAAGCTTCCAACAATAACTCCATGGCATGCTTGGTACGACGATGACGGTGAG GTCGGTGGATGGACTCAAGGGTATAAGGGACTCAATTTTGTGACCGTGAGGGGAGCAGGTCATGAAGTTCCTCTTCATCGACCCAAACAGGCTCTCACACTAATCAAATCATTCTTGGCTGGGAGCCCAATGCCTGTGCAATCCAGTACACATAGCGACATGTAA